From a region of the Anaerolineales bacterium genome:
- the pstC gene encoding phosphate ABC transporter permease subunit PstC, whose amino-acid sequence MRTRRWSRSAYLEFAITQTIRVAGYSAVVFVFAIFAFLLAEGAPALREVPLRDLLGSRWYPIEGFYGLIPILLGTLLVTLGAALIAVPLGIATAVFIAEVAPRGLRETLKPLVEILAGLPSVLLGFLGITLLAPQLYAFLGLSTGLTAFTGALLLGWIAIPTIVSVAEDSLDAVPRTYREAALALGATRWQIIWRVTLPAARSGVLVAVMLGIGRGLGETMAVMMVTGNAAVLPTTLGSLFRPVRTMTATIAAEMGEVANGSVHYHTLFLIGIVLFLISWLVNLAAASVVFRIRTRAERVLS is encoded by the coding sequence ATGCGCACCCGGCGCTGGAGCCGATCGGCCTATCTCGAATTCGCGATCACGCAGACGATTCGGGTCGCTGGGTACTCCGCCGTTGTCTTCGTCTTTGCGATCTTCGCCTTTCTCCTTGCCGAAGGGGCTCCTGCGCTGCGCGAAGTCCCCCTCCGCGACCTGTTGGGGTCGCGCTGGTACCCAATCGAGGGATTCTACGGCCTCATCCCGATTCTGCTCGGAACCTTGCTGGTGACACTGGGCGCGGCGCTGATCGCCGTTCCCCTGGGGATCGCCACGGCGGTCTTCATCGCCGAGGTGGCGCCGCGTGGACTGCGCGAAACGCTCAAGCCGTTGGTGGAGATCCTGGCCGGCCTGCCTTCAGTGCTGCTCGGTTTCTTGGGGATCACGCTACTTGCCCCGCAACTGTACGCCTTCCTGGGGCTGTCGACCGGGTTGACGGCGTTCACGGGGGCGCTCTTGTTGGGATGGATTGCGATCCCGACCATTGTCAGCGTCGCTGAGGACTCCCTGGATGCCGTGCCTCGCACCTACCGCGAAGCTGCACTGGCGCTGGGAGCCACTCGCTGGCAGATCATCTGGCGGGTCACCCTTCCAGCGGCGCGCTCCGGCGTGCTGGTCGCCGTAATGCTCGGGATCGGCAGAGGGCTGGGCGAGACGATGGCCGTGATGATGGTCACAGGCAACGCCGCCGTCCTTCCCACAACTCTGGGATCCCTCTTCCGCCCCGTTCGAACCATGACGGCAACGATCGCTGCCGAGATGGGCGAGGTCGCCAACGGCAGTGTGCACTATCACACGCTGTTCCTGATCGGTATCGTGCTGTTCCTAATCTCCTGGCTCGTCAATCTCGCCGCTGCCAGCGTGGTCTTCCGCATCCGCACTCGCGCCGAGAGGGTCTTGTCGTGA
- a CDS encoding phosphate ABC transporter substrate-binding protein: protein MPTHSAKRQTSLLALGLLLGFCACAPSPSPTNPVPAVTIVNKGSDTMVNLALAWAEAYHAARPSVNLSVTGGGSGTGIAALVNRTVDLANASRAIKPEERAEAESRGVDSIEHVVARDAIAVIVHRDNPVQQLTLQQISDIYSGKINRWSEVGGLDKPIVRLSRETNSGTHVYFLEQVLRLGNPDDRTLFAADTLLLPSSEGITTELGYNENAIGYDGLGYVTDAVRVLAIARSSQGPYTRPSAETVNNDTYPISRDLYMYSAGQAEGEILAYLQWILSPEGQAIVADLGFVPVGG from the coding sequence ATGCCTACCCACAGTGCCAAGCGACAGACCAGCCTCCTGGCCCTGGGCCTGCTTCTTGGATTCTGCGCCTGCGCACCTTCCCCATCGCCCACCAACCCGGTTCCTGCCGTCACCATCGTCAACAAGGGCTCTGACACCATGGTCAACCTGGCGCTGGCATGGGCCGAGGCTTACCACGCCGCGCGTCCAAGCGTCAACCTGTCCGTGACGGGAGGCGGGTCAGGCACAGGGATCGCCGCCTTGGTCAACCGGACCGTCGATCTGGCCAACGCCTCGCGGGCGATCAAGCCGGAAGAGCGAGCCGAGGCTGAGTCAAGAGGCGTGGATTCGATCGAGCACGTCGTAGCCCGCGACGCCATCGCCGTGATCGTTCATCGCGACAACCCGGTGCAACAGCTCACCCTGCAGCAGATCTCCGACATCTACTCCGGCAAGATCAACCGGTGGTCGGAGGTTGGTGGACTGGACAAGCCGATCGTACGTCTCTCGCGCGAAACCAATTCCGGCACCCATGTCTACTTTCTAGAGCAGGTGCTACGTCTGGGAAATCCGGACGACCGCACGCTCTTTGCGGCCGATACACTGCTTTTGCCTTCATCGGAAGGCATTACTACCGAGCTTGGCTACAACGAGAACGCCATTGGCTACGACGGCCTGGGGTACGTCACCGATGCCGTTCGCGTGCTTGCCATCGCACGATCTTCTCAAGGTCCATACACCCGTCCGTCGGCGGAGACGGTCAACAACGACACCTATCCGATCTCGCGCGACCTCTACATGTACTCGGCCGGCCAAGCGGAAGGGGAGATCCTCGCCTATCTGCAATGGATCCTCTCACCCGAGGGCCAGGCCATCGTAGCCGATCTGGGCTTCGTCCCCGTCGGAGGCTGA
- the pstB gene encoding phosphate ABC transporter ATP-binding protein PstB — translation MDANRRLKIEVEDLDFYYGSKQALRSLSIGIEDRRITALIGPSGCGKSTFLRCLNRMNDSIPESRMAGRILLDGEDISFPQRDLADLRRRVGMVFQKPNPFPQSIYDNVAFGPRVLGLAHGRGELRALVEQSLARAALWEEVRDNLDSNALTLSLGEQQRLCIARVLAVEPEVILMDEPCSALDPIATLKIEELMREMSERYAIVIVTHNMQQAARVSDFTAMMMLDETRAGTIIEFGQAGILFTRPKDKRTEDYVTGRFG, via the coding sequence ATGGACGCCAACCGGCGGCTGAAGATCGAAGTCGAGGACCTCGACTTCTACTATGGGTCGAAGCAGGCGCTGCGATCCCTTTCGATCGGGATCGAGGATCGCCGGATCACCGCCTTGATCGGACCTTCCGGTTGCGGCAAGTCCACCTTCCTCCGCTGCCTGAATCGAATGAACGACTCGATTCCTGAGAGTCGCATGGCGGGTCGCATCCTTCTCGACGGCGAGGACATCAGCTTCCCGCAGCGAGATCTGGCGGACTTGCGCCGTCGTGTTGGGATGGTTTTCCAGAAGCCCAATCCTTTCCCACAGAGTATCTACGACAACGTGGCCTTCGGGCCAAGGGTGCTGGGCCTGGCCCATGGACGTGGCGAGCTCCGAGCTCTGGTCGAGCAGTCCCTGGCGCGGGCCGCGCTCTGGGAGGAGGTCAGGGACAACCTCGACTCCAATGCGCTCACGCTCTCGCTGGGGGAACAGCAGCGGCTGTGTATTGCGCGAGTCCTGGCCGTGGAGCCAGAGGTGATCCTGATGGACGAGCCCTGTTCAGCGCTCGATCCCATCGCCACGCTGAAGATCGAGGAGTTGATGCGCGAGATGAGCGAGAGATATGCCATCGTCATCGTCACGCACAACATGCAGCAGGCAGCTCGTGTTTCGGATTTCACCGCCATGATGATGCTGGACGAGACCCGCGCCGGCACCATTATCGAGTTCGGTCAGGCAGGAATACTCTTCACTCGGCCCAAAGACAAGCGCACGGAGGACTACGTCACCGGCCGTTTCGGCTAG
- the pstA gene encoding phosphate ABC transporter permease PstA, whose amino-acid sequence MTATHAATLRSRRRHRTQQVGFGLLAAATLLTVVPIIFIVGLVLLRGLTAISGEFLLTFPTDGMRAGGILPAIVGTFWLTIGTAVAAVPVGIAAAIYLAEYAPDSRWTRTIRVAIINLAGVPSVVYGLFGLGLFVLFLRFGTSILAGSLTLAIMTLPVVISTTEEALRAVPSSFRVVSISLGGTHWQTVRRIVLPQALSGIMTGVVLGLERAVGETAPILFTAAAFYLPTLPTSPLDPTMALPYHLFVISTQVPGMPIGIQYGTAAVLLMFVLAMNLIATVIRSRSRAKRQW is encoded by the coding sequence GTGACGGCTACCCATGCTGCAACGCTCCGCTCGAGGCGGCGACACCGCACTCAGCAGGTGGGATTTGGCCTGCTGGCGGCCGCCACGCTGCTCACCGTCGTTCCGATCATCTTCATTGTGGGCCTGGTCCTCCTCCGAGGCCTGACGGCGATCAGCGGCGAGTTCCTCTTGACCTTCCCGACGGACGGCATGCGGGCCGGCGGGATCCTGCCTGCGATCGTTGGCACGTTCTGGCTGACCATCGGCACAGCCGTGGCGGCGGTGCCGGTCGGAATCGCCGCCGCCATCTATCTGGCGGAGTATGCCCCCGATAGTCGCTGGACACGCACCATCCGCGTCGCCATCATCAATCTGGCCGGCGTCCCATCCGTTGTCTACGGACTCTTCGGTCTCGGTCTCTTCGTGCTCTTCCTGCGCTTCGGGACCAGCATTCTGGCCGGATCCTTGACCCTCGCCATCATGACCCTTCCTGTGGTGATCTCCACCACGGAAGAGGCGCTGCGCGCCGTGCCAAGCAGTTTCCGAGTCGTGAGCATCTCGCTCGGGGGAACTCACTGGCAGACGGTGCGCCGCATCGTCCTGCCTCAGGCATTGTCCGGGATCATGACGGGTGTTGTCCTTGGGCTGGAGCGTGCCGTAGGCGAGACAGCCCCGATTCTCTTCACGGCCGCCGCCTTCTACCTCCCGACGCTGCCCACTTCCCCGCTCGATCCAACTATGGCCCTGCCATACCACCTGTTTGTCATCTCAACCCAGGTACCAGGCATGCCCATCGGTATTCAGTATGGCACCGCCGCAGTCCTGCTTATGTTTGTCCTCGCGATGAACCTCATCGCCACGGTGATCCGCTCCCGCTCCCGCGCCAAGCGACAATGGTAG
- a CDS encoding phosphate ABC transporter ATP-binding protein: MVDKSGSPATTGADLAIKIVIEHLSLTYSDGKESLRDINLALPANTINVLFGPAGGGKSSLLRSINRLNDLTDVVHQSGHVWLDGMDVLDPAVDVIALRRRVGMVFARPVALPMSIRQNMTYGLELAGLRRRQDEVVEHSLRAAALWDEVKDRLDAPAASLSGGQQQRLCLARVLPLKPEVILLDEPTSGLDPISTEKVESSLQDLKNHYTIVLVPHSVQQAARMADFGAFFLAGELIEFAPGRELFVKPSDPRTEGYILGRFG, encoded by the coding sequence ATGGTAGACAAGTCCGGATCTCCCGCCACGACTGGAGCCGATCTTGCGATCAAGATCGTGATCGAGCACCTGAGCCTCACCTATTCAGACGGAAAGGAATCCCTGCGGGACATCAACCTTGCTCTGCCGGCTAACACCATCAACGTCCTCTTCGGCCCAGCCGGAGGCGGCAAGTCCAGCCTGCTTCGCTCCATCAACCGCCTCAACGACCTGACGGATGTTGTACATCAAAGCGGGCATGTCTGGCTCGATGGCATGGACGTGCTCGACCCCGCGGTGGATGTCATCGCCCTGCGCCGGCGCGTGGGGATGGTCTTCGCTCGGCCGGTTGCCCTTCCCATGAGCATTCGCCAGAACATGACCTATGGTCTTGAGTTGGCGGGACTTCGTCGACGGCAAGACGAAGTCGTGGAACACAGCCTGCGCGCCGCAGCGTTGTGGGATGAGGTCAAGGATCGTCTGGATGCGCCCGCCGCCTCGCTCTCTGGAGGCCAACAGCAGCGCCTTTGCCTGGCGCGGGTCCTCCCCCTCAAGCCGGAGGTCATCCTTCTCGACGAGCCTACCTCCGGGCTTGACCCCATTTCGACGGAGAAAGTCGAATCCTCCCTCCAGGACCTCAAGAACCATTACACCATTGTCCTTGTGCCCCATTCCGTCCAGCAGGCTGCCCGCATGGCCGACTTTGGAGCCTTCTTCCTGGCGGGTGAGTTGATCGAGTTCGCACCTGGCCGTGAACTCTTCGTCAAGCCCTCGGATCCCCGAACGGAGGGCTACATCCTCGGACGTTTCGGATAG